The window gtgtgtgtgtgtgtgtgtgtgtgtgtgtgtgtgtgttttatgcatCAATTTAATAATTATTGGCATAATGTGATGTGATATTACTCAGTACACTCTATATACAACAAACGCCCTCTCTTTAGAAGCATGTATTTGAGCAGCAATGTGTTCCTCATGCAGGTGGAGGATGGGAACTCAGTTGATGGTGTTTCTGAATAACTACAAACTGATGAAGGAAGCTTGCTCCAGATCCGAGTTTACTTTCAGACCAGACTGGGAAGTTTTGAAGAATATAGATGAAACTCCCAGTGGTGAGACCACTTAACAATCTTATGTTAACGTAATGAAATTATAATTTTCCTTGAGTAATATTTAGCTTCCTTACGTGAACCCTCAGGAAACGTAGAGATGAGGAATTTGTTTATGCAGAGTTGTGCTGTACCACATGTGACTATTGTTATGTTCATAAACAGGAATCGTATCAAGTAATGGTGTCTTATGGCACAACAACCGGAGATTTACGCTGCGGCAGCTGCGTGATCTTGGCATGGGCAAGTCCTCGCTGGTGGAGGCGGTGCAGCACCAATGCCTCAAGCTACGCGAGACTCTTGCCGAGGGGGCTGGAACACCTGCAATGATTCCACATCAGCTTCACGTGACTGTGGTCAACGTGATCTGGCACATGGTGGCAAGTGCGTGGCGAGTGAGCCTGAGGAAGAGTTTACTTTTCTGCATTTCTGTATTGTCACTCCAGTCTTGTCCATTTCATCTATTTGTATTTCTCATCCTCACAGGCAAACAGTTCGATGCAGAAGACAAAAGATTACATGAGTTTGTAAAACTTATGTCAGAATTTGTCTTGCTTTCCAATCGATTGGCCATCAAGGACTTCATGCCGTGGCTGCAAAACGTCATGCCTGATTTTCTCTTTAAACGCCTCATAAAATATCATGAAATGATGGACTTGAAAGAAAAGTTCTTGCGATACTTTGCGGTGAGTTTTCTATCTTACATGTTGTTACATACGTTACACTTCTTTCATAGAGATTAATCTGATCTTAGTGGACGATATTGTGAAATGTTTTAATTTCCCAAGaagttttgtttctgtttttattttactttctttttaacaGAATAATATTTCAATTGATTAGGAAATCGTCATTCCTTGAACTGTGGGTAGAGTCTTATCTAACAGGAGTCATGTTATGAAGGGTGTGAtttctgtttccctttgtgcggtcaggaagagataaaggaacaCAAGGCCACTTTGGATCCAGACAACCCACGGGATCTTATTGATAGCTACCTGTTGGAGATGGAGGCCAAGAAAGATGATCCGGACACAACCTGCAGCGGTAAGTCTGCTAGAGGTGCTCCATCGCtcccttgttcttttctctataGGTTCCCCatctttatgaatttctttATAAGGTTATTTAGTCGGTTTAGTCCTGAAGCGAGACATATCAATCGCTCTCCTCTGAATTGATGACAACTCATGTTTGTATCCATAAATTCTTTCACTGATATGTATTTTTATAATTTCTGAAAACTTCCACTTTGGCATATTTATTTCAGAGCAGGATATGATGTTTTTAATGTTGGACATGTTTATTGCGGGAAGCGAGACCATCGTCAACACCTTCGTGTGGCTGTGTTGCTACTTGGCAGCATACCCGCAGGTTCAGCGCAAGTTGCAAGCTGAGATTGACGAAGTGCTTCCCGGTGGAGCTCTTCCCACTTTGGCAGAGAAATCCAAGTAGATAGATCCCTTTCTTGTCTTGTTCATCTGTCAGTACCTGCTTAGGTACCACCTTGTAAGCATAAACAGGTATTTTATGTCTTCACTTGCTTATTCGTTGCGTCTCTATCAGGATGCCGTACACAGAAGCAGTGATCAACGAAGTGATGAGGGCTTGTgcactggtaaactttggattGCAGCACATGGCCGCCAATAACACGCAGCTCGGGGGTTACACCATTCCAAAGGTGCGTTACTCTCGTGTGATCCAGTGACTTGTGGTGCTGACAAGAACTAGAACAACATGAACTTATTTTGAGTCAAATGAACACACGTCTTTGCAGGGAGCGGTTGTGAGCGCGAACGTCATATCGATCCACTATGACAGTCGCTCCTGGGATCGACCAAAGGAGTTCAGGCCAAGGCGTTGGCTGGATGAGAAAGGCGAATTCTTCATGCCGAAGGATGGTTTCCTGCCTTTCGGTGtgggtaagattttttttctttgtatggcTATAAACAACAGATTCAACTATGACGACTTATAGAGTACGGTACAGTGGACTGTACATAGATGTGCGGTAACATTTATAACTCCTTAGCAGGAGCGAGGCCAGTTAAGGTTGAGGTAATAGAACTGAATTGCTTtgagtttcttttctatttttttttatcttgatgtatttacctatttgcgTCTTTCACCTTGTATTCATTGGGCGAAGGTACTTTTGCTCCATGTTTCAAACTCCAAAATGATATTACCTTCTTTCCTATTaattttcattgtgttttggCTTGTTTCAGGAAAAAGAGTGTGTGTCGGGGAAAGTTTGGCCCGGATGGAGCTGTTCATCCTCACCACCATGGTCTTCCAATGCTTCACCATCGCTCCTGCACCTGGCAAATCTGTCAACCTGACACCTGATTTGAGTGGTTTCTTTCTCCGCAAGGCAATGCCCAATGAGTTCGTCTTTACCGTCAGGGAACAGTAATGGTCGTAATGGTAATCATCTGCTGCCCAGTAAAGTATGTCAGCGACATCAAatatctctccatctttttacatatttttgctAGTTACCATGTGCAAATTAAATTGTGTTAGTGTTAGTTCATTGTCTGTCTGGCCTGGCTTTATATTGTAACCTACCACAGCTTACCATTCGATCAACCTCACTATCAACATAATCAACTGTTTTCACTTTTGTCTACAAAAGTGACATAATTGACCCATTTCCTGATGttcttttgtctgtctgacATTAGAATTTGATGAATGCAAGCAGGCATGTCATAACTCAGAACGTTAAAGGCGTTTACATGCTATGGGTATTAATACAGTTTTAATCTCTAGTGACAGAATTTCCAACTTATTTGATGACTGCATTGCCGTCTAGTGAAACTCTCCGAAGTATTGCAAACTGACTGAAAATCATTTACCTAACTTTTACAATAAATTCCCATTTCTCTACATTTCAACCCTCTGGCGTCATTATTACATTACGGAAAATGAATTACAATCACTGAGTTTGTTTTAATTCCCTTggagttttttttcctattattttgcAAGCTGTATCGTCGTAGTGCATCTGATATAGGGAACAAAGTACAGTGGGAGTCTCTGAATGTATCTTTCGGACATGTTGCATTTGTTTCACCTTAGGCCAGGCTGTGGTTCTGTTACATGTAGCATCAACCGAAGAAACATCCTGGACACTTCCAGGATATTGAAATGCTGAGCTGTTTATCTAAAAGCCTGGAAGCTGAAATAAATCTGAGCTTCGTGATAAAGGTGAACGTAGGAATCAggcttgaaaagaaaaaggaaacgttGCCGATCAAGCACTAAAGTACACTAAGAGCTCAAATGAGGTTGCCGGGTTTCTTAAGACTTGTCTAACACAGTCTCCTGTTTTAGCATTTCCTGACTACTCCTTACCTTTCACAATTTGTACCAATGCATCACCAATTGGTTTAGGAGCTGTCTTGATGCAACAAGTTAAGGGTCAATACTCACATGTTATTGCTTTTGCTAGTCGTGTTCTCAACACAGCAGAGTCTCATTGTTCTGTAATTCACATGGAAACACTCGCTGTAGTGTGGGCTCTCAAGTATTTTCgtgatattatttacaactatccAGTCACTATCTATACTGATCATTCTGCTGTCACTCAACTTTTCTCAGGAAAGAACCTTACAGGTCGACGTGCCAGATGGTTCTTAACAGTTGACCAGTTTCAAGCAAATATTAAGTATCTACCTGAACGTGCTAATCTAGTTGCAGATGCTCTCTCACGTAACGTTGCTATTGTCGCAGTTACACatgttcataatttttctcaccAGGACTTAACGTCAGCTCAACGTAATGACCCCATTTGGAGTAAAGTCATTTACACACTAGAATCTGGTGATGAAACAAATTTGCCCGAATTACCTATTCCATTAAAAGAGTTTGATATTCATAATGACATTCTCATGTTTACGACCGTGAAGTACAACAAATTGTCATTCCTGAATCTCTTGTCCCTACAGTTTTGCATTTTGTTCAAGACGTGCCGCAAGCAGGTCATCCAGGTAGAGACAAAACTCTTGCTATGGCTCGCCTTAAATATTATTGGCCTAAAATGCGTCTTGACATCACTACTCATGTATTTTAATGTGTTTCTTGCGCACAGCATAAAGGTAACACTAGTACAGCGCccattcttaagtatcttacaCCAGCAGGTCCTTTTGAGACTGTTGTTATTGACTTATTGCAGCCACCATGCAGTCGACAAGGTTCTTCTTACGTCCTTGTCTGTGTAGATTACTTCAGCCACTTTGTTGTGTTAGCTCCTTTGCAGAACAAGTCTTCTAATGCTGTTGCCCATGCTTTAGTGACACATTTTTTATGTCCATATACTATGCCGACTGTTTTGCTCAGTGACTATGGGACAGAatttaaaaataaaattttGCAAAACATTTGTAAACAATATCACATAACACAGACTTTTGTCTCTGTACAGCATCCAGCCTCTAATGGTATAGTGGAACGTGCAAACAAAAAAATTCTGGACGTCCTTCGTCATATAGTAAGTCAACTTAATGATTCCTGGCAGGATTGGCTTCCACATGTTGCTGCCTCTATTAATGGATCAATTAATGCTTCTACAGGTAAAACGCCTCATTATATCATTTATGGCTCTGAGAAACGTTTGCCTTATGATCTATTGCTTCAGCGTCGTGTACCAGTTTACTCTTTAGAGGATTATGCAAAAAATCAACTAAAAGCTTTTCAGATTATTCATGAGTCTGTACGACGTAATCTTCAAGTGTCTCGTACTGAAATGATCCAGCATCAACACATGAGCGCAAATCCTGTCACTCTCAAAGTTAATGACATTGTTTATAAATCTACTCCTGAACGTCAATCAAAACTCAATCCAAAGTTTACAGGTCCCTACCGTATTGTTGAACGTTTGCATGGCAACAAGTTTAAAATTCTTTGCCCAGAATCTAACATTTCTGAGATAGTTCATATGTTGATCGTTTAAAGAAGAGTAATGTTTCACTGTCACCTTCTTCCACTTCTACACACATGCCTTTACAGACTACACAGTTTTCTACAACATTTACTTCTGAGTCTTCACCTGTTGTAACCTCATGTCGTTACAATTTGCGGACACGTACAGGTGTGTAAAGTGTACTtcttatattatattatgttgtattcattgtattatattatatttttatgtgcTGTCCCCAGATGACACATGGGGAGGGATTAAAGTAatgtaggtaatattttttttttttactgtaaatTTGCTGATTTATCAGAAGACATGTTTCATGCTTCTCAGGCCTTAGCACACAGGCGTGGCCCCTAGGGTATATCGTGTGTTTAATGGGGGGGTCCCATTTACAGTCTCATTTTTTTAAAAtcccattttacttttttttattactaaattTACTGTAACATTTTGGCATTGTACCTACCtacatagtatttttttttttttttgctagtgtcaattctatttattatatgtatgtTACTTTAATACTAATATCACATTCATTGCATTTTGCTTTAGCAAGACCTCTTCTGTCATGCATTGTTATCTGCTCTATCCGAGTTGAATTAGCTATTCAACTCGTGGTATGTAGATGATTTATGATATTTTtagttgagtgtttgtttgttgtttttgtttacattttcatcttttcatgattttcactTGTGCTCaattgcaatatatatatatatatatatatatatatatatatatatatatatatatatatatatatatatatatatatatatatattgaacaaTTATCACATGTAATACATGTAAGAAACAATACATATGACATATACATTTTATTCAACATatgtaacacatttttacacataCATATGCAACATTGTTCTTTATGTCTCAGTGACTTAATTATACATGATCATGTAACATTTCTATGTCTTTACACAAAATTTTGTGTGTTATATTTACTTGTCATTACCACAACTGTGTAAATCTTTGATCAATAATGTATCTTACTTTTAAAATTGCATCAATTAATATATTTAGCCATGTTATAATTACAATATCATGTTATTGCTGTTCATCTGCGAActaactatattttcttaattgttcTCACACTTATGTGATGTTTATTTTGCTCTGTGCATTGTATGagatatcttattattattattgtcttttttaaAGTGCTTATGTATTGACTAGAGTGCTCGGTGAGAACACATTCATTAGCGTGGTCGAACAATACGATAGACAGACTACTTTCTTACGCGCAGTATTGTTACTCTGTGTACTGCGGGGGTGGGTGTTCCGCAGACCCCCCCGCGCGGCAGTCTCTCCTAACACAGCTTAGGGAGAGGGCTCACGCTTGGCTTGGCATCTTGCTTGCCTTTGTTCTGGCTGGCTTTGTCTTTCTGCAGTGCCGTGACCCATTGCTGTGGTCCTTGCACAGCCAGTCCTACTTCTACACCGCCTGACTCCAGTGGTTTAGACCTCTAATTCCTCATCACGGCCAGCCCGTTACCAAGCCTCACCATGGCCGTTCAACTATCAAGCTTCCACGCTTCCAGCAAGCATGTAATTATCAATAAAACACCAGGAGCAGACTCAAGTTGTTTCTACTCCAACCCATCACCAGCACGACAGTGTCCCGTTGGGCCAGTATAAAcggttttcgtttctccaccttGAAGATCGTAGCTATACATTTTTGTCgtaaccgtggtgtccatccagatcctgACTTATACCTAGCCAATAAACgtctctcatgtgtggaggcgacACGATATCTTGGACTGTTTTTTAccaccgtctcacctgggtcgCTCACTTCCGTCCTCTCAAGGTGTCTTGTAGGACAgtactatcccttcttcgcatTTTA of the Portunus trituberculatus isolate SZX2019 chromosome 42, ASM1759143v1, whole genome shotgun sequence genome contains:
- the LOC123517642 gene encoding cytochrome P450 2L1-like; amino-acid sequence: MLVEVILFAVLVFLLWKTFRKPPGLPPGRWGLPLVGYIPWTSKNFEEQVMDLHQQYGDIFLWRMGTQLMVFLNNYKLMKEACSRSEFTFRPDWEVLKNIDETPSGIVSSNGVLWHNNRRFTLRQLRDLGMGKSSLVEAVQHQCLKLRETLAEGAGTPAMIPHQLHVTVVNVIWHMVASKQFDAEDKRLHEFVKLMSEFVLLSNRLAIKDFMPWLQNVMPDFLFKRLIKYHEMMDLKEKFLRYFAEEIKEHKATLDPDNPRDLIDSYLLEMEAKKDDPDTTCSEQDMMFLMLDMFIAGSETIVNTFVWLCCYLAAYPQVQRKLQAEIDEVLPGGALPTLAEKSKMPYTEAVINEVMRACALVNFGLQHMAANNTQLGGYTIPKGAVVSANVISIHYDSRSWDRPKEFRPRRWLDEKGEFFMPKDGFLPFGVGKRVCVGESLARMELFILTTMVFQCFTIAPAPGKSVNLTPDLSGFFLRKAMPNEFVFTVREQ